A window of Bacteroidota bacterium contains these coding sequences:
- a CDS encoding T9SS type A sorting domain-containing protein has protein sequence MIHNSIYGHKKDFPTGKRADGFAFSLGNKGYVGCGDDSSFVYSDFYRYDPNTDDWTAMPTFQGGYRMWPYAFAVHGKGYVGGGNQLTEMNDLWEFDTLANSWSQRSSLPGNPRQCAVSFASADYGYVALGQAGFATVFDDVYQYDPANDSWDTLPVFSPGGRAWAAGFAFVDNIYLTTGWNFNTFYRDMYMLDISTSINSPLKNPNSVRAYQISGKIVVEFKNDWNESTRAELMDVQGRVIKTVESMQSGKGTQRMFINCDEIPRGVYLVNVKCGNEFTSCKVMLF, from the coding sequence ATGATCCACAACTCGATTTATGGACACAAAAAAGATTTCCCTACAGGAAAGCGAGCTGATGGTTTTGCTTTTTCTCTGGGGAACAAAGGTTATGTCGGATGTGGAGATGACAGCTCTTTTGTTTACTCTGACTTTTACAGATATGATCCAAATACAGATGATTGGACAGCCATGCCAACATTTCAGGGAGGATACAGAATGTGGCCATACGCGTTCGCTGTTCACGGGAAAGGATATGTAGGAGGAGGGAATCAATTGACTGAAATGAATGACTTATGGGAATTCGATACACTTGCCAACAGCTGGAGCCAAAGATCTTCCTTACCGGGGAATCCAAGGCAATGTGCTGTTTCGTTTGCCTCTGCTGATTATGGATACGTCGCTCTCGGTCAGGCAGGATTCGCAACTGTTTTTGATGATGTGTACCAGTATGACCCTGCCAATGACTCCTGGGATACTTTGCCGGTTTTCAGTCCTGGCGGAAGAGCATGGGCGGCCGGTTTCGCTTTTGTAGATAATATTTATCTGACAACCGGGTGGAATTTCAATACGTTTTATAGAGATATGTATATGTTGGATATATCAACGAGCATTAATAGCCCACTAAAAAATCCTAACTCAGTTCGAGCGTATCAAATATCAGGAAAAATTGTCGTTGAGTTCAAAAATGATTGGAATGAATCAACGCGTGCAGAACTAATGGATGTTCAAGGAAGAGTAATCAAAACGGTGGAGAGTATGCAGTCAGGAAAAGGTACACAACGAATGTTCATTAATTGTGATGAAATTCCCCGGGGTGTATATTTGGTGAATGTGAAATGCGGAAATGAATTTACTTCCTGTAAGGTAATGCTCTTTTAG